The Leptospira bouyouniensis genome has a segment encoding these proteins:
- a CDS encoding FAD-binding oxidoreductase has translation MDFTKTKTELGQLIGEKKVIQKKDGTMDDALFDSYGTDRTKVYAPNYQILVFPENTEDVASIVTYAYKNGISIVPSGGRTGYAGGAVAKNDEIVISLNKMNQVLDFDPFLGTLHIQAGMITKNLHKEAEERGFYFPVDFAATGSSHIGGNIATNAGGVRVVRYGLIRDWVLGLTVVNGKGEVFRFNGEILKNNTGYDLKHLFIGSEGTLGIITEAVVKLTKPPKDIRVIFLAVPEYKNILEIFRETHNFDLPLLAFEFLTDYCLDKVKEHLGVPDPFSTPSKYYVLMEFEVSGDSDEEKLYSILESITEKELITDGSIAQNSRQNETFWKYREGISESLSLAYTVHKNDISLPLRNMEAFLGEMTALLTKKYQGFSIALFGHIGDGNLHLNIVKPKDLTDADFFAQCKQVDPEMFQLIQKFKGSISAEHGIGLLKKDYLGFSRSTSELDTMRAIKLAFDPKGILNPGKVLSSETQH, from the coding sequence GATGCTTTATTCGATTCTTATGGTACTGATAGAACAAAAGTTTACGCTCCCAATTACCAAATTTTAGTATTCCCTGAAAATACTGAAGATGTGGCATCCATTGTAACATATGCCTATAAAAATGGAATTTCTATAGTTCCTTCTGGAGGAAGGACTGGTTATGCTGGAGGCGCTGTTGCTAAAAATGATGAAATTGTAATTTCATTAAACAAAATGAACCAAGTTTTAGATTTTGATCCTTTCCTTGGCACCTTACACATCCAAGCTGGTATGATCACAAAAAACTTACACAAAGAAGCAGAAGAAAGAGGTTTTTATTTCCCTGTTGATTTTGCAGCAACTGGATCAAGTCATATCGGTGGAAATATTGCTACCAATGCGGGAGGAGTCCGAGTGGTTCGTTATGGACTCATTCGAGACTGGGTTCTTGGTCTGACAGTTGTGAACGGTAAAGGAGAGGTGTTTCGATTTAATGGTGAAATATTAAAAAACAATACTGGTTATGATTTAAAACATTTATTTATAGGTTCAGAAGGAACTCTAGGGATCATCACAGAAGCAGTAGTAAAACTCACAAAACCACCAAAAGATATTAGGGTAATATTTTTAGCAGTCCCCGAATACAAAAACATATTAGAAATCTTTCGTGAAACACATAACTTTGATTTACCATTACTTGCCTTTGAATTTTTAACAGATTATTGTTTGGATAAAGTGAAAGAACATTTAGGTGTTCCAGATCCATTTTCAACACCTAGCAAATATTATGTGCTAATGGAATTTGAAGTGAGTGGAGATTCTGACGAAGAAAAACTATATTCTATATTAGAATCCATCACCGAAAAAGAATTGATCACAGATGGATCCATTGCACAAAACTCAAGACAAAACGAAACCTTCTGGAAATACAGAGAAGGGATTTCCGAATCTCTATCTCTTGCCTATACAGTGCATAAAAATGATATCTCACTACCACTCCGAAACATGGAGGCATTTTTAGGTGAGATGACAGCGCTCCTTACGAAAAAATACCAAGGATTTTCCATTGCTCTATTTGGTCATATTGGCGATGGAAATCTTCACTTGAACATTGTGAAACCCAAGGACCTAACAGATGCAGATTTTTTCGCACAATGCAAACAAGTAGACCCTGAAATGTTCCAACTCATCCAAAAATTCAAAGGGTCCATTTCTGCTGAACATGGAATTGGGTTACTAAAAAAAGACTACTTGGGATTTTCTCGTTCAACGAGCGAACTTGATACGATGCGGGCGATCAAATTGGCATTTGACCCAAAAGGGATTTTGAACCCAGGCAAAGTGCTCTCCTCCGAGACTCAGCATTAA